The genomic stretch AAGAGGATTCATCTAGTTGACTAGGATTGATATAGTAATGGCTTTGTTTGTTGGTAGGTTCGTATGAGAAAATAACAAGATTTTATCCTCGCGCAGATTGGTTTTAGTGCTCCCCAAGGTTGTGGCAAGACAACACTAGTTTTTGCCCTTAACTATCTTTTCAAGGTCACTGGCAGGTGGGATAAATAGCTAGAAGCTTAATTTTGCTTAAATTTAACGTATAATGATTCTGATTAACTAATCTAATGTCAGGAAATGCGCAACGTTATCaatagatgatttttatttgacgGCAGAGGATCAGGTACTACTATCTGAGTGCAGCATTGCCTCTTCTTtgattgcttgccattttcataCTGATTCTGCTCAATATGCAGGCGAAACTGAGAGAAGAAAATCCAGGAAATGCACTTCTAGAGGTAATGATCACTTCTAAATCTAAATCTTAACTGGAGGAGTGGGGGTTGTTCCTGTCCCCTACTTGTGCCCTCATCCCCATTTTCATCTCTCTACTTTTGTACACAGTTGCGTGGAAATGCAGGAAGCCATGATCTTCAATTCTCAGTTGAAACACTCACTGTTGTGACCAATTTGACTAAAGAAGGTGGAATCTGTCACCTTAATTTCACCCTTGCACATCCTGCAAGTCCATCATTAATTCTCATTACCCCAATTTTTTAGGCATGAAGATGAAGCTACCTCGATATGACAAAGTGAGCTGGCAACTCAAAAACTTTTTATCTCAATGATTCCAAAAACTTGACCAATGCTGAGTTCTCCTCCCTTGCAGTCTGCTTACAATGGAAAGGGTGACAGAGCTGATCCATCAACTTGGCCAGAAGTGGAGGGGCCATTAACGGTAAGAAATTTCTAGACAGAAAAGCAGCAATGTGGGGAGAGGATGAACTTGGACTTTTTGAAAACTCGATCGTGTACATTTCTGTTATAACCAGCAGAAGGGGCATGGACCAGAGAGATGTTACAGTCACAATGACTTGGTAGTATAAATACTGGCAACTATGAGGCAAGCAGAACTGATGGCGTTATTTAGTGGGTTATCCTCTCTCAGAAGATGTCTGAGGAAAGGTTGACTCAGCTGTGGGCATGGCTATGATCTTTTGTGGATTTGATCACCTCTTgcagatttgaatttcgatTTTCTTGTATTCCATCCATGATGTTATGACTTCTGCTCGTCCTCTAGGCTGTTTTGTTTGAAGGTTGGATGCTTGGATTCAAACCCTTGCCAGCAGATGTAGTCACAGCTGTCGATCCACAGGTTGTGGCTCAAAGAATCTTGCAGATGTGTGGATGACTTTTTTCATCATGCTGTTGTATGATAACTGGGCTAATACCTTACTGCGTCTGTTATACAGCTAGAGACTGTAAACAAGAATCTTGAAGCTTATTATGATGCGTGGGACAAATTCGTCAAGGCATGGATAGTCATCAAGATTCAGGACCCTAGTTGTGTCTACCAATGGCGCTTGCAGGTTGGCAACTCATCTTCTCTATGACCACATTACGTCCTATGGAATTGTAGAATCCCATCTGCAAATTCACCGCAACTGCGAAACTTTTATTTTCTCTGTCACGATTTTAAGTGCGTATGAGTCGTTTTTGCGGAATCTTTTCAGGCAGAAATTGCCATGAGAGAGGCCGGAAATCCCGGGATGTCTGACGAGGAGGTGCTTTCCTGTTCATCAGTCTTTGACGTGCTCTGGTTTTAGTTGGACATGCAGCAGCCATCTGATTTGCTAATTCTGAGGGTAGAACTTCTGCATTTTGTAGGTTAAAGATTTTGTCTCCCGTTACCTCCCAGCATACAAGGCGTATCTGCCGACGCTCTACTCCGAAGGACCAAACGGGTCGGACCCTGAGCATCTCCTTGTCATCGAAATCGATGAAGGGAGAAACCCGTTGTAGGTAGCTTAAGTGACTGAAACTTTCACTGCCATTCTGCTTTaggaaattctttctttttct from Rhodamnia argentea isolate NSW1041297 chromosome 2, ASM2092103v1, whole genome shotgun sequence encodes the following:
- the LOC115737492 gene encoding D-glycerate 3-kinase, chloroplastic; translated protein: MAVLSALAPLSTTSSLPMSWPTYGDGSKHTTVASCHHLIDLAPSTRLSKLSPSLCTQSGTLPATNGCPWMLGSSIYHLTGGSRWRLKPVYSIFPTSPAQVSSVQDLFDFICSGPLFDKLGMTPEKVAESVDKWLAYGLHLCRLFQLNELYLTFPQKARFYHYYIPVFLWCEDQISQHYSKFKEGEDIPPLVIGFSAPQGCGKTTLVFALNYLFKVTGRKCATLSIDDFYLTAEDQAKLREENPGNALLELRGNAGSHDLQFSVETLTVVTNLTKEGMKMKLPRYDKSAYNGKGDRADPSTWPEVEGPLTAVLFEGWMLGFKPLPADVVTAVDPQLETVNKNLEAYYDAWDKFVKAWIVIKIQDPSCVYQWRLQAEIAMREAGNPGMSDEEVKDFVSRYLPAYKAYLPTLYSEGPNGSDPEHLLVIEIDEGRNPL